The Methanothrix soehngenii GP6 genome has a window encoding:
- a CDS encoding protein translocase subunit SecF has product MELDDIISKYPPKQMMLIPIIVIILALISLGVTYLNTGSPVNLGIEFTGGTLATVPATESKDAVVVEYDKYPLADVRDVGSRYMIQFGPMSDEEYTELAQQIVTKYGDNAEIRHMGPIYSQELQAQVIRYLPLSFILMALVVFIVFRQAFVSLLVVLCALADILTAAASMNLTGVQLSLGTVAALLMLIGYSVDTDILLTMRVLKRKGDTDDKIKGAMGTGLTMAGTSAAAVISLILVSNLLHLVLPSFSRMDVIADMSTVLIFGLAADLFNTWVTNAQGLRWYLSRPRKAARGQKR; this is encoded by the coding sequence ATGGAACTGGACGATATCATTTCCAAGTATCCGCCCAAGCAGATGATGCTGATTCCCATAATCGTCATCATCTTAGCATTGATCAGCTTGGGTGTAACCTATCTCAACACGGGATCGCCCGTGAATCTGGGGATAGAGTTCACGGGAGGCACATTAGCAACAGTGCCGGCTACTGAATCTAAAGATGCCGTGGTCGTAGAGTATGATAAATACCCTCTGGCAGATGTGAGAGACGTGGGCAGCCGATACATGATTCAGTTCGGCCCCATGAGCGATGAGGAGTATACAGAACTTGCTCAGCAGATCGTTACCAAGTACGGCGATAATGCTGAGATCAGACATATGGGACCCATATACAGCCAGGAGCTTCAGGCCCAGGTAATAAGGTACCTCCCACTCTCGTTCATCCTCATGGCCTTGGTGGTATTCATCGTATTCAGGCAGGCCTTTGTCTCATTGCTGGTGGTGCTCTGCGCCCTGGCTGACATATTGACGGCAGCGGCATCCATGAATCTGACTGGAGTCCAGCTCTCCCTGGGGACTGTGGCTGCGCTTCTCATGCTCATCGGCTACTCTGTTGATACCGATATTCTGCTCACCATGAGGGTCTTGAAGCGCAAAGGGGATACAGACGATAAGATAAAGGGGGCAATGGGCACAGGCCTAACCATGGCGGGAACCTCAGCTGCCGCTGTGATATCGCTCATTTTGGTCTCCAACCTCCTTCACCTCGTACTGCCCTCATTCAGCAGAATGGATGTGATAGCCGATATGTCGACAGTGCTCATCTTCGGCCTGGCAGCGGATCTCTTTAACACCTGGGTCACCAATGCTCAGGGGCTGAGATGGTACCTTAGCCGGCCACGAAAGGCAGCAAGGGGGCAGAAGAGATGA